The sequence TGCCCCCAGACAATGGAGTAGGAGCCCTGGCACCGGCAACAGGGCAGAAGCTCTTCATCATCCGCAGTGCGCCTGGTGAGCAGACTCTGCAAGTGCTGGAAAACATGGGCTCTGGCAGTGGCACAGCgcatggggtgtcagctggcGGGCAGCCCTCTGCCACCAGTACCCAGATGGTGCAGCTGCTGCCAAACCCAGTACCACCCCCCCAGGAACTGCCCTCTATCCAGATTGTGCAGACAGTGCCCAGTGTGCAGCTGGTTCACACCTTCTGAGCCCCTGGCTACAGACACCAGccggggtgtgtgcagtgggttGGCATTGCAGGATCTGCTAGAGCTCTTGTTCCCCGATTGTCTTGCCTGTGCAATATGAAAATAGTGGGATATCCCCACATGATGACCAGTGGGGGCCGCAAGCTGTGAGACTTGTGCAGGTAGCCTGGTTCTGCATCATCCTAGCTATCCTGGCtgcagactcctgggttctatcctcAACTCTGGGAGGAGACTTGGTTCTAGGGGTTAGAGTGGATgggtgggctgggagtcaggacccctgggttccatCCCTGACACtatggggtctagtggttaaagtGTATGCAGGTTTGGGAGCTAGGTCTCTTGGGTTCTGCTGGGTGAGCCTGAGCAAGTCCCTCCCTGATTGGAGCATTTTCCCTTCTGTGGGCTGAGCATAGCATTCCGGGAGGCTAAATGCATGAATAAGAGGTAGGAGCTCTGCAGTCAACCCGTGGGTGGAGCAGTTGGTGCTTGCCTCTTCACAAGTGGTTCCTATAGGAGAGGGGTTCCCATGGCACTGGCAGACAGAAGACTGGCATGAGAGCAGTTGCCACCTTCTGTATCTTTGTCCTGGTAACCAGGTAATACCTACTCCCCAAAGCCCTGGCCTATTCCTCCAACGCCCAGATGGCCTCCTGTGTAGGCAGAGCACCCCTGTCTCTTCTAGAGCCCCTTCTGTATTAGGGCACTTGGCACAACCCTTCAACCTACAAGGCAAATAAAAGACTGATTTGAAAGTGCCTCTGTTTGGTTTGTTCAGTGCATGAAgggtgtaggagaaagaaagagcctgaagagctgggtgcttgaaccaaagtaagcaaaagTTTTATTATGAGTAACAGACAGTCCATGTCAGAAGCAGATGTTTGCTCGCAAATCAGTGTCTCTCCGCCctagaactgctagcactgataaaagcacatgaagtatgtaaatacatGCCACCAGGACAATACAGGGACACCCACCTGAGTACacaataaaatagtttgaaacaacagGAGTGAAAGCAGAACGGGTaatgaatgctttggaggaaagtataAGAAGAGGTACCAAACACGTCATTAATGCGTAAGATGATATGTATGGCGTGGATCATAAATTGTTCATTTCTGACTATAAATGTGGGGGTACCTCACTTAATTCTTTAGCTGGCCTGGGGGaaatagtgaaatccatactattgaTTGGCTGTGTCCATTGTCCTGGGTACAAATATGTAGGGGGCTCAGAGGCCATCTGGCTACCAACAATTATTAATGTACTTCgttcaacaataaacctgactcaggTGCCTTTGTATCTTATCTAAgtgtgtggtctttgggggctctcgtaaagtctattatgctagctaccAGCACAGAGCAGGCATAATATACTGAGGGAGCATATGAAAATGCATGGAGCTGAACATTTATCACTAACGGGTCAGGAGACCTGTCAGAATGCCACACCAGTAAATCCTGGATTTGCTGTATCACTATCCTGTCTTACTACAGACGGGGATGTGGCCTCACGCCTACACCCATCTTGTGGTGGCTGAACACCACAAAGGGCTGCATGGGAACTGGGCCTAATTGGTAGATAGtgccctcctgctgccaccacagctgcagctcctgcaCTAAGCCTGGCTGAGGCTGGTGGGTGCCTGCAGGTTCAACTTGGCAGCTGTGTGTGCATGAGACACACTAGCATCTGCTCAGATATGGTGCTGGGTTCCTGCGCTAGAgctgctgggtgggaggaggtatGCAGGGCCCCGCCAAACCTGAGTGTTCATCAGATAGCCTTtatgctgggggctgcagggccttGCCTCAGCAAAGCAACTATCTGTGGGTGCTGAGCCCAGTGTTCAAGGATGACACTAGCAGGCctgtgctgcagagagaggggtgTGGCTCAGCAAGGGATTTTTTTACCTCCCCTGCATACCCTGCACTGTGTTGGATGTGGCCTGCCCATCAGGTCACTGGGTCCAGCTTAGCCTGGCCCCTTGCTCACTGGTCTAGCTCAGCTTGCTCACTGGGTCTGGTTCAGCTTGCCCCCTCAATCCGTCAGCTGGCTTGGCTCACACATTGGTCTGGCTTATATTACTTATTCATTGCTGGAACTGGCTGGGCCTACTGGGTCCAGACTCACCATCTCGCTCGTTGGTCAGCAGGTCCCTTAGGGTCCAGCTCAGCTTGCCCCCTTACTCAATGGGTAGCAGGTCTGGCTCGACCTGATCCCTGGGTCCAGCCCGGCCCCTCTCTCGGCGCTCACCGGGTGCGTCTTGGCACTCACCAAGTCTGGCTCAGCCCCTCACTCAGCAGTCCTTGGGTCTGGCTCGGCCCCTCTCTCGGCGGTCCCTGGGTCTAGCTCAGCACTCACTGGGTCTGGctcggcccctctctcgggggtcCCCGGGTCTGGctcggcccctctctcgggggtcCCCGGGTCTGGctcggcccctctctcgggggtcCCCGGGTCCGGCTCGGCCCCTCTCTCAGGGGTCCCCGGGTCTCGctcggcccctctctcgggggtcCCCGGGTCCCGctcggcccctctctcgggggtcCCTGGGTCTCGctcggcccctctctcgggggtcCCCGGGTCCGGctcggcccctctctcgggggtcCCTGGGTCTCGctcggcccctctctcgggggtcCCTGGGTCTCGCTTGGCCCCTCGGGGGTCCCTGGGTCTCGcttggcccctctctcgggggtcCGGctcggcccctctctcgggggtcCCCGGGTCCGGctcggcccctctctcgggggtcCCCGGGTCCGGctcggcccctctctcgggggtcCCTGGGTCTCGctcggcccctctctcgggggtTCCCGGTTccggcccctctctcgggggtcCCCGGGTCTGGctcggcccctctctcgggggtcCCTGGGTCTCGcttggcccctctctcgggggtTCCCGGTTccggcccctctctcgggggtcCCCGGGTCTGGctcggcccctctctcgggggtcCCCGGGTccggcccctctctcgggggtcCCCGGGTCCGGctcggcccctctctcgggggtcCCCGGGTCCGGctcggcccctctctcgggggtcCCCGGGTCTGGctcggcccctctctcgggggtcCCCGGGTccggcccctctctcgggggtcCCCGGGTccggcccctctctcgggggtTCCCGGGTccggcccctctctcgggggtcCCCGGGTCCGGCTCGGCCCCTCGCTCCGCGGTCCCTGGGTCTGGCTCGGCTCCCCTCCCTGTTATCACTGGTCCCAGCTCAGCCTGGCCTGCGCCCCCGCAGGGTGCCCGGGCTGGCCCGTGTGACGATGcagttgcggggggggggtatTCCTGGGGGTTTTACACAACACCCTCGCTAATTCCAGGCCgctcccagggcagggctgcagggagcagatgGGGCCTCCCAGCCTCTCCTCAGCGCAGGCCTGGCCAGCGCAAGATCAGCTGTAGGAGCCCATGGGGCGGTGCCTGCTGGGAGAGCCCCCGTGCCCGCACGCGCCCCACTGCCCTCGCGCCCCCGCACTGCGAGGCAGGCGCTATGCGGGCCCGCTAGGCCGCAGTTGTGCCCTTAACAACGGTTACTAAGTAAAACCTGGGCGGGCGGAggaaagtgggggggaggaggggaaaagctGCGGCGCATGCGTACTGGGCAGAAGGAGCGAGGCTATCGCCGGCTGCGCGCTGGGCTAGGGTGAGAGGCTGGGCTAGCTTGGAGCGGGTCCATTGCGCACCGGGAGGGGGTGGCGTGGGTTGTGGGAGGTGCCACAGGGTGTTTAGGGCTCAGGGCGTTCCACCGCCTGTGCTGCGGGGGTTGCATTCTCTGGGGAGGAGGATTGTACCATTCTGTTCTTGAAGGGAGGGGATGATTACGGGGGGAGAGGCGGGCAGTCCCATTCCCTTTAATGGGGGAAGGGTCAGAGGTTGCAGGGGGCGGGCAGTCCCGTTCCCTTtaatgggggaagggtcagtggttgcagggggctggcagtCCCATTCCCTTTAATGGGGGAAGGGTCAGAGGTTGCAGGGGGCGGGCAGTCCCATTCCCTTTAATGGGGGAAGGGTCAGAGGTTGCAGGGGGCGGGCAGTCCCATTCCCTTTAATGGGGGAAGGGTCAGAGGTTGCAGGGGGCGGGCAGTCCCATTCCCTTtaatgggggaagggtcagtggtTGCAGGGGGCGGGCAGTCCCATTCCCTTTaatgggggaagggacagaggtTGCAGGGGGGCGGGCAGTCCCATTCCCTTtaatgggggaagggtcagtggtTGCAGGGGGCGGGCAGTCCCATTCCCTTtaatgggggaagggtcagtggtTGCAGGGGGGCGGGCAGTCCCATTCCCTTtaatgggggaagggtcagtggtTGCAGGGGGGCGGGCAGTCCCATTCCCTTtaatgggggaagggtcagtggtTGCAGGGGGCGGGCAGTCCCATTCCCTTTaatgggggaagggacagaggtTGCAGGGGGGCGGGCAGTCCCATTCCCTTtaatgggggaagggtcagtggtTGCAGGGGGGCGGGCAGTCCCATTCCCTTTaatgggggaagggacagaggtTGCAGGGGGCGGGCAGTCCCATTCCCTTCAATGGGGGAAGGGTCAATGGTTGCAGGGGGCGGGCAGTCCCATTCCCTTTaatgggggaagggacagaggtTGCAGGGGGGCGGGCAGTCCCATTCCCTTtaatgggggaagggtcagtggtTGCAGGGGGGCGGGCAGTCCCATTCCCTTtaatgggggaagggtcagtggtTGCAGGGGGCGGGCAGTCCCGTTCCCTTtaatgggggaagggtcagtggtTGCAGGGGGCGGGCAGTCCCATTCCCTTtaatgggggaagggtcagtggtTGCAGGGGGGCGGGCAGTCCCATTCCCTTTaatgggggaagggacagaggtTGCAGGGGGCGGGCAGTCCCATTCCCTTCAATGGGGGAAGGGTCAATGGTTGCAGGGGGCGGGCAGTCCCATTCCCTTTaatgggggaagggacagaggtTGCAGGGGGGCGGGCAGTCCCATTCCCTTtaatgggggaagggtcagtggtTGCAGGGGGGCGGGCAGTCCCATTCCCTTtaatgggggaagggtcagtggtTGCAGGGGGCGGGCAGTCCCGTTCCCTTtaatgggggaagggtcagtggtTGCAGGGGGCGGGCAGTCCCATTCCCTTtaatgggggaagggtcagtggtTGCAGGGGGGCGGGCAGTCCCATTCCCTTtaatgggggaagggtcagtggtTGCAGGGGGCGGGCAGTCCCGTTCCCTTtaatgggggaagggtcagtggtTGCAGGGGGCGGGCAGTCCCGTTCCCTTtaatgggggaagggtcagtggtTGCAGGGGGCGGGCAGTCCCGTTCCCTTTAATGGGGGAAGGGTCAGAGGTTGCAGGGGGCGGGCAGTCCCATTCCCTTTAATGGGGGAAGGGTCAGAGGTTGCAGGGGGCGGGCAGTCCCATTCCCTTTAATGGGGGAAGGGTCAGAGGTTGCAGGGGGCGGGCAGTCCCGTTCCCTTtaatgggggaagggtcagtggtTGCAGGGGGCGGGCAGTCCCGTTCCCTTtaatgggggaagggtcagtggtTGCAGGGGGCGGGCAGTCCCATTCCCTTTAATGGGGGAAGGGTCAGAGGTTGCAGGGGGCGGGCAGTCCCATTCCCTTtaatgggggaagggtcagtggtTGCAGGGGGCGGGCAGTCCCATTCCCTTtaatgggggaagggtcagtggtTGCAGGGGGCGGGCAGTCCCATTCCCTCTCATGGGCGGAGGGGTGGATCTCTGTGAAGGGGTTCATCCATTTCTTGGATGGGGGTGAAGGGAGGAGGCTGCCCCAAGGCAAAGTGTTGAGACTGTTTCTTCCCCACCTTGTCTctgtggccccacccccctcgCCAGCTTGGTCATGGGCCCTTTCCTCCTCTAGGGGATGCTGGCTCCAATCTGGCcgtagggcaggggctggctggcccagggggCGGGGATTGGGGCTTGCCCTctctggggggcactggctgtgctgctgcctgagaaCACCACGTGGGTCCAGCCCCTGGACCTGCCCAGCTGCTCTctgggctgccgtggctgagtgACTCTAGTCTAGTGATGGGGGGCACCGGGCTGGGCGCAGAGCTGgagcaggcagtgctgggggaatgAGCTGCTCGGAGCCTCACCAGACCTGTGAGGGGGAGGAAAAGCCCTCGGCATTCAGCCTTGTTTCCTGCCTTGCAGGTCATCTTGCTCCCACCAGGCGCCATGCCCACGGTGGATCCTAGCCAGCTCGCCATCCGCGAGATGCAGGAAGATGAGGAGCAGATGGTCCTGGAGCTGCTAAAGGTCTGGGGAGAGGGCATTGCCTGTCTGTCCAGCCCTGGagatgtctgtctgtccgtccatccaagCTCTAACCCCCTGCCTGCCTTTAGCCCTGTGGGGATCTCAAAGCTAAAGAATGATCCTGCATGATTCCCTACCCCTACCGAGATATGCAAGTCAGTATGAATCCCCTTGTTTGTGGAGGACGCTGAGGCACAGAGATCCCAAGCGAGCAGCGCTTGAAGTCCCAGAGGGTCGAGGAAGAGCTGAGATTAGCACTGACCTGGTTTCCTTGACCTGCCATTTCACATTGTGACCAGAGTCCCATCCATAGAACAGTTCAGGGTGGATGCCCTGgtccctgtgctttgggggggccctgcagcagccaccccagccaTCCAATGGGGCAGTCCCCCATACTGATGGGAGCCCATGGAGCCCCGGGTGGCTTGAGGATTTCAGGGCTCGGggaggagacgcggagcagcagGGTCCCCCTGCTGCACTCAGAGTGGCAGCGGAAGCCTGGGAAGCAGTATCTCATGCAGCAACTTGAGCTGCTCTGCTGTCATATCCCAGCCTGGGTGCTCCATTCCCCCAGGAGATGTGGGGCTTGGGGAAGTGGGCTGGGCTTGGGATGCTCTGCTTCCTGTCGCCGTGGTGAAGTCAAGCAACCCGGCTGGCAGATGGCAGCCAAGCAGAACAAGCTGTGGGTTGCTCtactcctgcagctcctgctgctgtggtgagtgcggggtgggcgggggggccaAACCCTGCTGCCACCTTGAGCTAGGCTCCCCGGGTCACGTAGCTTCAaggaggggagtttgggggaggtacaagggggccaggagggagcagagcaggggcaggaagaggcagggtggaggtggagcaggggtaggCCTTGGGGAAAGATGTGGGTGGGAAGAGACAGaatgggggcagtgtgtgggggggatgtgtgtggggtggtGTCCATGGccccctagggacagccctgaccaTGAGCATTAGACCCTGCTGTCCTCCAAAGTGCAGGGCTAGAACCCAGACATCCTGCCAGCTTCTCTTTTCTCTTAACCTTGTGCTCTGTGCACTACCTATGAGAAATGCATGGGATTGGGCCCCTGTGTCCCATCCAGGACTTCCCTCGAGACCAGCccccctggccacagtgcccttTCTGGTAGGGTTACATCCCTCGGGGAGAGTTGCTGCCTGTGGCAAACCTGCCATCACAGCTGCACTCCCACCTGGCCTGGGCACGCAGcaggccccctgccctcagccccctgctgacatgccctcttcctccccaggATGGGTTCAAGGACACGGAAAACCGGCTGATCCTGTATGTCCTGACACGGcccctggcactgctgctgctggccgtGGTGAGCAGTGGCCTTCGCTTTCTGCTCAACTCCTTTGTGGCCGCGCTGCTGGGCCCCGTGCTGCTCACCATCCTGGCCCTCAAGCTGCTGCTGCGGCGCTCTCCGGACCTGGGCCGCTTGCACGCGTACTACCGCTCAGGGCGGCGTGGGCTCTGGGTGGCGGTGTACGACGGCGACGACGTGTGCGGCTGTGTGGCACTGGAGCCCCGCCCACCGGGAGAGTCCCGTGCTGCTGAGCTGAGGCGCTTGGCCGTCAGCCGCTGGTACCGGCGCTCGGGCGTGGGGCGGCGTCTGCTAGCCTTCCTGGAGGCGCAGGCGCGGGCACAGGGCTACGAGTGTGTGGTGCTCTATGCTGCTGTGGTTGCCAAGGCTGCTGTCAGCCTCTTCGAGAGCAGCGGCTACCGCCCCACCGGTGGGCGCAGCTGGCTTGGCTACACCATCCTGCAGGAGTACAGCAAGGACCTGTAATACCCCCCACTCCTCAGCCCTGCTTGGGGGGACTGGCTTGTAAGTAGTCTTGGCCAAGAGCTGGTGGGCCGTGTCTGTCCTCATGCCGGGGGTGTCTCTGCTCCACGGAGGCCACCACAAGACGTGGGGTATCGATGGCTGGGATGtgggattggggtgcagcagccctggcctTCACTCTCAGGATGCAGGGCCACCTCTTCGTTGACCGGAAACAGCGAATTCTGGATGAGTCCCTTTCTGGAGCTGAACAAGACGGGCTGAACCCAATTGTGACAGACTGGGttctgactgtgtgtgtgtgtgtgtgtgtgtgtgtgtggagggggcgggggaggggttgtgactgtgtgtgtgtgtgtgtgtgtgtgtgtgtgtggagggggcggggga comes from Pelodiscus sinensis isolate JC-2024 chromosome 33, ASM4963464v1, whole genome shotgun sequence and encodes:
- the NAT14 gene encoding putative N-acetyltransferase 14, with the protein product MPTVDPSQLAIREMQEDEEQMVLELLKDGFKDTENRLILYVLTRPLALLLLAVVSSGLRFLLNSFVAALLGPVLLTILALKLLLRRSPDLGRLHAYYRSGRRGLWVAVYDGDDVCGCVALEPRPPGESRAAELRRLAVSRWYRRSGVGRRLLAFLEAQARAQGYECVVLYAAVVAKAAVSLFESSGYRPTGGRSWLGYTILQEYSKDL